A genome region from Nocardiopsis exhalans includes the following:
- a CDS encoding polyprenyl synthetase family protein encodes MLSAHLHETTLPADLDGVRSLVGDLLSEYLQGRVNAADKVDKDFAADLAVRLASFTLDGGKRLRSVLAWWGWLAGGGAVRGADARAALSACSAIEVLQSFALAHDDVMDAAPMRRGQPSFHAAHTAEHRARRYSGDARRYGESMAILVGDLAMAWADDLLHESLESLPTRSAAHTVWREMRTEVMAGQFLDLRAQARGERSELSALHADHLKTATYTVERPLHLGAAMAGAPARTLAALRGYGADVGVAFQLRDDLLDLYGDPARTGKEPGEDLREGKNTFLLAAGLRLAREQGDTEALRTLCLTGGPSEHVDIEGAAHALERVGARSLVQRRCRELAERGLGRLAPLDLAPAVGEGLCSFAQTAAQP; translated from the coding sequence TTGCTTTCAGCGCACCTGCACGAGACAACGCTGCCAGCAGACCTGGACGGTGTCCGGTCGCTCGTGGGAGACCTGCTGTCCGAGTACCTCCAAGGCCGCGTCAACGCCGCTGACAAGGTGGACAAGGACTTCGCGGCCGACCTCGCGGTCAGGCTCGCGTCCTTCACCCTGGACGGCGGCAAGAGGCTGCGCTCGGTGCTGGCGTGGTGGGGCTGGCTGGCCGGGGGCGGCGCGGTGCGCGGAGCCGATGCCCGAGCCGCGCTGAGCGCCTGTTCGGCCATCGAGGTCCTCCAGTCGTTCGCCCTCGCCCACGACGACGTCATGGACGCCGCACCCATGCGCCGCGGTCAGCCCTCCTTCCACGCCGCCCACACCGCGGAGCACCGCGCGCGCCGGTACTCCGGGGACGCCCGCCGCTACGGGGAGTCCATGGCGATCCTGGTCGGTGACCTCGCCATGGCCTGGGCCGATGACCTGCTCCACGAGTCTCTGGAGAGCCTGCCCACCCGGAGCGCCGCTCACACGGTGTGGCGGGAGATGCGCACGGAGGTCATGGCCGGGCAGTTCCTCGATCTGCGCGCACAGGCTCGCGGTGAGCGGTCCGAGCTCAGCGCACTGCACGCCGACCACCTCAAGACCGCCACCTACACGGTCGAACGGCCGCTTCACCTGGGCGCGGCCATGGCCGGCGCGCCGGCGCGGACCCTGGCGGCCCTGCGCGGCTACGGCGCGGACGTGGGGGTGGCCTTCCAACTGCGGGACGACCTGCTGGACCTCTACGGCGATCCCGCCCGAACGGGTAAGGAACCCGGGGAGGACCTGCGGGAGGGCAAGAACACCTTTCTGCTGGCCGCCGGACTCCGGTTGGCCCGGGAGCAGGGCGACACCGAGGCACTGCGCACGCTGTGCCTGACCGGAGGGCCGTCCGAACACGTGGACATCGAAGGCGCGGCGCACGCACTCGAACGGGTGGGCGCCCGGAGCCTGGTCCAGCGGCGCTGCCGGGAACTGGCCGAACGCGGTCTCGGGCGGCTCGCCCCGCTCGATCTCGCCCCCGCGGTCGGCGAAGGCCTGTGTTCCTTCGCTCAGACGGCCGCTCAGCCATGA
- a CDS encoding MarR family winged helix-turn-helix transcriptional regulator has translation MTSAPNAGTTESGAVDEVDRRPREELYMALQQDGQQLAVRLVRLLHRMADRTGMNPTDFQCYMLLRASGTMTPGEIADSLCLSTGSVTGVVDRMEAHGLVERTPHPLDRRKVAVRLVEGAEGRIGPTAPGMRQAMIDLHSGYTLEELEVIVDWLDRAGSTLDSLIDPRT, from the coding sequence ATGACGAGCGCGCCCAACGCTGGGACCACGGAGAGCGGGGCCGTTGACGAGGTCGACCGCAGGCCCCGCGAGGAGCTCTACATGGCGCTCCAGCAAGACGGTCAGCAGCTGGCCGTGCGCCTCGTACGCCTCCTGCACCGGATGGCCGACCGTACGGGCATGAACCCGACCGACTTCCAGTGCTACATGCTTCTCCGAGCCAGCGGAACCATGACACCCGGCGAAATAGCGGACAGTCTCTGCCTGTCCACGGGGTCGGTGACCGGCGTGGTGGACCGGATGGAGGCGCACGGTCTGGTCGAACGGACACCGCACCCGCTGGACAGGCGCAAGGTCGCCGTACGACTGGTCGAAGGGGCGGAGGGCAGGATCGGCCCCACCGCTCCGGGGATGCGGCAGGCGATGATCGACCTGCACTCCGGCTACACGCTGGAAGAGCTGGAGGTCATCGTGGACTGGCTGGACCGTGCCGGATCGACCCTGGACTCACTCATCGATCCCAGGACCTGA
- a CDS encoding BCCT family transporter: MFITSGAVIIAFVVLGIAYTDPLLQAAQSTRDWIGSTLGWFYVLATTFFLGAAIFLMLSRFGKVRLGPDDSRPEFSTMAWFAMLFTTGMGIGLVFWGVAEPVNHLHDPRDATQAPIVVEQGQAGEEQLEEAEEAGLTPIVIEDEEGEEVDALLQPEAASSSLASSFFHWSFHPWAIYIAVGLSLGYFAYRKGLPLRPASALYPLLGERAFGWPGNIVDVLAVFGTIFGLATSLGLGTLQISSGLSRVFGIPDNGLTQSLIIIVITAIALFSVLSGIDKGLRRLSVINLWLAFLLLAFVFVAGPKLWMISGMTSGAGEYLENLIPWSLSFPSPLADEQAAGFTTGWSVFYWGWWISWAPFVGIFLARISYGRTIREFILGALFAPVVVSVLWFGVFGGSGLYYELFGDGGFQDGNEADAAFHLMEALPLAPVVALVASLLLILVVTIFFVTSSDSGSLVVDMLTNGGSTKAYRLQRGFWAVSEGAVTLILLVLGGALALDALQAASVVTGLPFAVILIFMLWGLFKALASEPKPGAPKRVRAEDRPPAAPSGNIRVGRKGEEGTPEEAEGT; the protein is encoded by the coding sequence GTGTTCATCACCTCCGGAGCGGTCATCATCGCCTTCGTCGTCCTGGGCATCGCCTACACGGACCCGCTGCTCCAAGCGGCACAGAGCACCCGTGACTGGATCGGCTCGACGCTCGGCTGGTTCTACGTCCTGGCGACCACCTTCTTCCTCGGCGCAGCGATCTTCCTGATGCTCAGCAGGTTCGGGAAGGTCCGGCTGGGGCCGGACGACTCCCGGCCAGAGTTCAGCACCATGGCCTGGTTCGCGATGCTCTTCACCACCGGTATGGGTATCGGTCTGGTCTTCTGGGGCGTGGCCGAGCCGGTCAACCACCTGCACGACCCGCGTGACGCCACACAGGCGCCCATCGTCGTGGAGCAGGGCCAAGCCGGAGAGGAACAGCTCGAGGAGGCCGAGGAAGCCGGGCTGACGCCCATCGTCATCGAGGACGAGGAAGGCGAGGAGGTCGACGCTCTCCTCCAGCCCGAGGCCGCCAGCAGCTCGCTGGCGTCGAGCTTCTTCCACTGGAGCTTCCACCCCTGGGCGATCTACATCGCGGTGGGGCTGTCGCTGGGCTACTTCGCCTACCGCAAGGGCCTGCCACTGCGGCCAGCCTCGGCCCTCTACCCACTGCTGGGCGAACGCGCCTTCGGCTGGCCCGGCAACATCGTCGACGTCCTCGCGGTGTTCGGGACCATCTTCGGCCTGGCGACCTCCCTGGGGCTGGGCACCCTGCAGATCAGCAGCGGCCTCAGCCGGGTGTTCGGAATCCCGGACAACGGGCTGACACAGTCCCTCATCATCATCGTCATCACCGCCATCGCGCTGTTCAGCGTCCTGTCGGGGATCGACAAGGGTCTGCGCAGGCTCTCGGTCATCAACCTGTGGCTGGCCTTCCTGCTCCTGGCCTTCGTCTTCGTCGCCGGGCCCAAGCTGTGGATGATCAGCGGCATGACCTCGGGCGCCGGTGAGTACCTGGAAAACCTCATTCCGTGGAGCCTGTCCTTCCCGAGCCCGCTGGCCGACGAACAGGCGGCGGGCTTCACCACGGGGTGGAGCGTCTTCTACTGGGGCTGGTGGATCTCCTGGGCCCCGTTCGTCGGCATCTTCCTGGCCCGCATCTCCTACGGCCGCACCATCCGGGAGTTCATCCTCGGCGCGCTCTTCGCGCCGGTCGTCGTGTCGGTCCTGTGGTTCGGCGTCTTCGGCGGCTCGGGCCTGTACTACGAGCTGTTCGGTGACGGCGGCTTCCAGGACGGCAACGAGGCCGACGCCGCGTTCCACCTGATGGAGGCGCTCCCGCTGGCACCGGTGGTGGCGCTCGTCGCCTCCCTGCTGCTGATCCTCGTCGTGACGATCTTCTTCGTCACCTCCTCGGACTCCGGTTCCCTGGTGGTCGACATGCTCACCAACGGCGGCAGCACGAAGGCCTACCGGCTCCAGCGCGGCTTCTGGGCGGTCAGCGAGGGCGCCGTGACGCTCATCCTGCTCGTCCTGGGCGGCGCACTGGCACTCGACGCCCTCCAAGCGGCGTCGGTGGTCACCGGCCTGCCCTTCGCGGTGATCCTGATCTTCATGCTGTGGGGTCTGTTCAAGGCGCTCGCGAGCGAACCGAAGCCCGGCGCGCCGAAGAGGGTCCGGGCGGAGGATCGACCGCCAGCCGCCCCTTCTGGGAACATCAGGGTGGGCCGTAAGGGTGAAGAAGGCACTCCAGAGGAGGCAGAGGGCACATGA
- a CDS encoding Hsp20/alpha crystallin family protein has translation MTPKRFSNPFHGVVDMITEMNRISDTMSSIETSQAGERERGFADAWSPPTDILARGRDLVIRCEVPGVYEEDVSVSLNHGILTISGERRRDEDDVVYYSSERFMGTFRREISLPDGVGEKDVEASYGEGLLEVVVHGAANQRVPKRINISRRKRT, from the coding sequence ATGACACCCAAGAGGTTCAGCAACCCCTTCCACGGGGTCGTCGACATGATCACGGAGATGAACCGCATCTCCGACACCATGTCCTCGATCGAGACGAGCCAGGCCGGTGAGCGCGAACGCGGCTTCGCCGACGCCTGGAGCCCGCCCACGGACATCCTCGCCCGCGGCCGCGACCTGGTGATCAGGTGCGAGGTCCCCGGCGTGTACGAGGAGGACGTGTCGGTCAGCCTCAACCACGGCATCCTGACCATCAGCGGGGAGCGGCGGCGCGACGAGGACGACGTCGTCTACTACTCCTCGGAGCGGTTCATGGGCACCTTCCGCCGGGAGATCAGCCTTCCCGACGGGGTGGGCGAGAAGGATGTGGAGGCCAGCTACGGCGAGGGCCTGTTGGAGGTGGTCGTCCACGGGGCGGCCAACCAGCGCGTCCCCAAGCGGATCAACATCTCACGGCGCAAGCGCACCTGA
- a CDS encoding M16 family metallopeptidase yields the protein MSSVPIAAEQEPGTTVTLLEPDGGSGLVRRTVLPGGLRVVTENIPGGRSAAFGISATTGSRDEDSAHAGSAHFLEHLLFKGTGTRSALEISALLDGVGADHNAYTTKEHTCYYAKVLDRDLPLAVDVVGDMVANSVLDEDEVETERGVILEEIAMYEDEPADLVDDVFAEHFFGDTPLGRPILGTADTIKALARERIAEQYRDAYVPSELIVTAAGSLEHDTVVEQVQAMFADRLAAAGDARPSRPRIAGKPVRTFGGTVVQPRETEQAHIILGSEGLTRTDPRWYALRLLSAALGGGMSSRLFQEVREKRGLAYAVHAYHTAYADTGTFQIYAGCLPEKADEVIGVCRDELAKVAASGITAEELTRAKGQIQGAMVLGSEGTNARMGRLLSHELTRPRHSSIDEDLAKYDALTQDDVAAVAAELLARPRALAVIGPYEADRVF from the coding sequence ATGAGTTCTGTCCCCATCGCCGCAGAGCAGGAGCCGGGCACGACCGTGACGCTGCTGGAGCCCGACGGCGGCTCCGGACTGGTGCGTCGGACGGTACTGCCCGGCGGCCTGCGCGTGGTCACCGAGAACATCCCCGGCGGCCGGTCCGCGGCCTTCGGGATCTCCGCGACCACCGGCTCCCGTGACGAGGACTCCGCGCACGCGGGGTCGGCGCACTTCCTGGAGCACCTGCTCTTCAAGGGGACCGGGACCCGCTCGGCGCTGGAGATCTCCGCGCTGCTGGACGGTGTGGGCGCCGACCACAACGCCTACACCACCAAGGAGCACACCTGCTACTACGCGAAGGTCCTGGACCGGGACCTTCCGCTCGCGGTGGACGTGGTCGGTGACATGGTGGCCAACTCCGTCCTGGACGAGGACGAGGTCGAGACCGAGCGCGGCGTGATCCTCGAGGAGATCGCCATGTACGAGGACGAGCCCGCCGACCTGGTGGACGACGTCTTCGCCGAGCACTTCTTCGGTGACACCCCGCTGGGCCGCCCGATCCTGGGCACCGCCGACACCATCAAGGCGCTGGCCCGCGAACGCATCGCCGAGCAGTACCGGGACGCCTACGTGCCCTCGGAGCTCATCGTCACCGCCGCGGGCAGCCTGGAGCACGACACGGTGGTCGAGCAGGTCCAGGCCATGTTCGCCGACCGCCTGGCCGCCGCCGGTGACGCCCGCCCGTCCCGCCCGCGCATCGCGGGGAAGCCGGTCCGCACCTTCGGCGGCACGGTGGTGCAACCGCGTGAGACCGAGCAGGCCCACATCATCCTGGGTTCGGAGGGGCTGACCCGTACCGATCCGCGCTGGTACGCCCTGCGCCTGCTCAGCGCCGCTCTGGGCGGTGGCATGTCCTCCCGCCTGTTCCAGGAGGTGCGCGAGAAGCGCGGCCTGGCCTACGCGGTGCACGCCTACCACACGGCGTACGCCGACACCGGCACCTTCCAGATCTACGCGGGCTGTCTGCCGGAGAAGGCCGACGAGGTCATCGGGGTCTGCCGCGACGAGCTGGCCAAGGTCGCCGCCTCCGGCATCACCGCCGAGGAGCTGACCCGCGCCAAGGGCCAGATCCAGGGCGCCATGGTGCTGGGCAGCGAGGGCACCAACGCCCGTATGGGGCGCCTGCTCTCGCACGAGCTCACCCGGCCGCGCCACTCCTCCATCGATGAGGACCTGGCGAAGTACGACGCGCTCACCCAGGATGACGTGGCCGCGGTCGCCGCCGAGCTGCTGGCCCGTCCGCGGGCGCTGGCCGTGATCGGCCCCTACGAGGCCGACCGCGTCTTCTAG
- a CDS encoding polyribonucleotide nucleotidyltransferase, with protein sequence MEGVYSAEAVIDNGKFGTRTIRFETGRLARQAAGSATVYLDDETVVLSATTASKRPKENLDFFPLTVDVEERMYAAGRIPGSFFRREGRPSEDAILTCRLIDRPLRPSFKKGLRNEIQIVETILALHPEHLYDVVAINAASMSTQISGIPFSGPLGGVRVALIDGQWVGFPTHAELEGATFDMVVAGRVMEDGDVAIMMVEAESTTQTLKLVAEGAVGPNEQTVAEGLEAAKPFIKVLCKAQQAVADQTSREQTEFPVFLDYEDDAYAAVEAAVREELSKALTIADKQDRESELDKIKASAAEKLAEDFEGREKEVGAAFRSLSKQLMRERVLRDQVRIDGRGPKDIRQLSAEVGILPRVHGSALFERGETQIMGVTTLNMLRMEQMVDTLNPDKTKRYMHNYNFPPYSTGETGRVGSPKRREIGHGALAERALLPVLPAREEFPYAIRQVSEALGSNGSTSMGSVCASTMSLMAAGVPLKEMVSGIAMGLISEGDQFVTLTDILGAEDAFGDMDFKVAGTRELITALQLDTKLDGIPAEQLALALQQARGARLAILDVMQEAIERPAEMSPNAPRILTVKVPVDKIGEVIGPKGKMINSIQDDTGADISIEDDGTIYIGATDGPSAEAARDTINQIANPTMPEVGDRYLGTVVKTTAFGAFVSLLPGKDGLLHISQIRKLHGGQRIENLDDVISIGEKIQVEIREIDDRGKLSLVPVEVVESENAKSDKADSAPKADSAEGSDEDSDKDDDKGEGAPRRRRRRSSGGRSENT encoded by the coding sequence ATGGAGGGCGTTTACTCGGCCGAAGCCGTCATTGACAACGGCAAGTTCGGCACCCGTACCATTCGCTTCGAGACCGGCCGTCTGGCCCGTCAGGCCGCCGGTTCGGCCACGGTCTACCTGGACGACGAGACCGTCGTCCTGTCGGCCACCACCGCCTCGAAGCGCCCCAAGGAGAACCTCGACTTCTTCCCCCTGACGGTGGACGTCGAGGAGCGGATGTACGCCGCCGGCCGTATCCCCGGCTCGTTCTTCCGGCGTGAGGGCCGTCCTTCCGAGGACGCCATCCTCACCTGCCGCCTGATCGACCGGCCGCTGCGCCCCTCCTTCAAGAAGGGCCTGCGCAACGAGATCCAGATCGTCGAGACGATCCTGGCCCTGCACCCCGAGCACCTGTACGACGTCGTCGCCATCAACGCGGCCTCGATGTCCACGCAGATCTCCGGGATCCCCTTCTCCGGCCCGCTCGGCGGCGTCCGCGTCGCCCTGATCGACGGCCAGTGGGTGGGCTTCCCGACCCACGCCGAGCTCGAGGGTGCCACCTTCGACATGGTCGTCGCCGGCCGTGTCATGGAGGACGGCGACGTCGCGATCATGATGGTCGAGGCCGAGTCCACCACCCAGACGCTGAAGCTGGTCGCCGAAGGGGCTGTCGGCCCCAACGAGCAGACCGTCGCCGAGGGTCTCGAGGCCGCCAAGCCCTTCATCAAGGTGCTGTGCAAGGCCCAGCAGGCCGTCGCCGACCAGACCAGCCGTGAGCAGACCGAGTTCCCGGTCTTCCTCGACTACGAGGACGACGCCTACGCCGCCGTCGAGGCGGCCGTGCGCGAGGAGCTCTCCAAGGCCCTCACGATCGCGGACAAGCAGGACCGCGAGAGCGAGCTCGACAAGATCAAGGCCTCCGCCGCCGAGAAGCTGGCCGAGGACTTCGAGGGTCGTGAGAAGGAGGTCGGCGCCGCCTTCCGCAGCCTGAGCAAGCAGCTCATGCGTGAGCGCGTGCTGCGCGACCAGGTCCGCATCGACGGCCGCGGCCCCAAGGACATCCGTCAGCTGAGCGCCGAGGTCGGCATTCTCCCGCGGGTGCACGGTTCGGCCCTCTTCGAGCGTGGCGAGACCCAGATCATGGGCGTCACCACGTTGAACATGCTGCGCATGGAACAGATGGTTGACACGCTCAACCCTGACAAGACCAAGCGCTACATGCACAACTACAACTTCCCGCCCTACTCCACCGGTGAGACCGGTCGGGTGGGCTCGCCCAAGCGGCGCGAGATCGGGCACGGCGCCCTGGCCGAGCGGGCCCTGCTGCCGGTTCTGCCCGCCCGCGAGGAGTTCCCGTACGCCATCCGTCAGGTCTCCGAGGCCCTCGGGTCCAACGGTTCCACCTCGATGGGTTCGGTCTGCGCCTCCACCATGTCCCTGATGGCGGCCGGTGTGCCGCTCAAGGAGATGGTCTCCGGTATCGCCATGGGTCTGATCAGCGAGGGCGACCAGTTCGTCACGCTGACCGACATCCTCGGTGCCGAGGACGCCTTCGGCGACATGGACTTCAAGGTCGCCGGTACCCGTGAGCTCATCACGGCCCTGCAGCTGGACACCAAGCTCGACGGCATCCCCGCCGAGCAGCTGGCCCTGGCCCTGCAGCAGGCCCGCGGCGCCCGTCTGGCCATCCTCGACGTCATGCAGGAGGCCATCGAGCGTCCGGCCGAGATGAGCCCGAACGCTCCGCGCATCCTCACCGTCAAGGTGCCCGTCGACAAGATCGGCGAGGTCATCGGCCCCAAGGGCAAGATGATCAACTCGATCCAGGACGACACCGGCGCGGACATCTCGATCGAGGACGACGGCACCATCTACATCGGTGCCACCGACGGCCCCTCCGCGGAGGCCGCCCGGGACACGATCAACCAGATCGCGAACCCGACCATGCCCGAGGTGGGCGACCGCTACCTGGGCACCGTCGTGAAGACGACCGCCTTCGGCGCGTTCGTCTCGCTGCTGCCCGGCAAGGACGGTCTGCTGCACATCTCGCAGATCCGCAAGCTGCACGGCGGCCAGCGCATCGAGAACCTCGACGACGTGATCAGCATCGGCGAGAAGATCCAGGTCGAGATCCGCGAGATCGACGACCGCGGGAAGCTCTCCCTGGTCCCGGTCGAGGTCGTCGAGTCCGAGAACGCCAAGTCGGACAAGGCCGACTCCGCTCCCAAGGCCGACAGCGCCGAGGGTTCGGACGAGGACTCCGACAAGGACGACGACAAGGGCGAGGGCGCCCCGCGCCGCCGTCGGCGTCGCAGCTCCGGCGGGCGTTCCGAGAACACCTGA
- the rpsO gene encoding 30S ribosomal protein S15 produces MSIDTATKEKIIAEYATAEGDTGSPEVQIALLTHRITELTEHLKDHKHDHHSRRGLLLMVGRRRRLLKYIAKQDITRYRSLIERLGLRR; encoded by the coding sequence GTGTCGATCGACACCGCCACCAAGGAAAAGATCATCGCCGAGTACGCCACCGCTGAGGGCGACACCGGCTCCCCCGAGGTTCAGATCGCGCTGCTCACGCACCGCATCACGGAGCTCACCGAGCACCTCAAGGACCACAAGCACGACCACCACAGCCGTCGTGGCCTGCTCCTGATGGTCGGCCGCCGCCGCCGTCTGCTCAAGTACATCGCCAAGCAGGACATCACCCGCTACCGCTCGCTGATCGAGCGTCTGGGTCTGCGCCGCTAG
- a CDS encoding bifunctional riboflavin kinase/FAD synthetase gives MRRWDGLEDIPSDWGRSVVAIGVFDGVHRGHQAILGSARAHGRELGLPVVVVTFDPHPQKVLRGVTPPVLTPVEHRVELMEPLGADAVCVLPFSGELSSLSAEDFVQRVLVERLHAAAVVVGEDFRFGHRAAGNVAVLADLGEKYDFTADGVRLVAEGDTITSTRIRGLLDEGDVAAAAELLGRPHRVCGEIVHGAARGRELLGFPTANADLPADTAVPGDGVYAGWLSRLEPVEGQESRWPAAISVGTNPTFDGAERTVEAYALDRDDLELYGLRMAVDFTARIRGQERFDDIEELIVAMRRDVDRCREVLGLA, from the coding sequence GTGCGGCGATGGGACGGGCTGGAGGACATTCCCTCCGACTGGGGGCGGTCCGTGGTGGCGATCGGCGTCTTCGACGGGGTGCACCGCGGCCACCAGGCGATCCTGGGCTCCGCGCGCGCCCACGGGCGCGAACTCGGCCTCCCCGTCGTCGTGGTCACCTTCGACCCGCACCCCCAGAAGGTGCTGCGCGGGGTCACCCCGCCGGTCCTGACCCCTGTCGAACACCGCGTCGAGCTCATGGAGCCCCTCGGCGCCGACGCCGTGTGTGTCCTGCCCTTCAGCGGAGAGCTGTCCTCGCTCAGCGCCGAGGATTTCGTTCAGCGGGTGCTGGTCGAGCGGCTCCACGCCGCGGCCGTGGTGGTCGGTGAGGACTTCCGCTTCGGCCACCGAGCCGCCGGGAACGTGGCCGTCCTGGCCGACCTGGGGGAGAAGTACGACTTCACCGCCGACGGCGTGCGCCTGGTCGCCGAGGGCGACACCATCACCTCCACGCGGATCCGCGGCCTCCTGGACGAGGGCGACGTGGCCGCCGCGGCCGAGCTCCTGGGCCGCCCGCACCGCGTGTGCGGCGAGATCGTGCACGGCGCCGCCCGCGGCCGCGAACTCCTGGGCTTCCCCACCGCCAACGCCGACCTCCCGGCGGACACCGCCGTGCCCGGTGACGGCGTCTACGCCGGGTGGCTGAGCCGCCTGGAGCCGGTCGAGGGGCAGGAGTCCCGCTGGCCAGCGGCGATCTCGGTCGGCACCAACCCCACGTTCGACGGCGCCGAGCGCACGGTGGAGGCCTACGCGCTCGACCGCGACGACCTGGAGCTGTACGGCCTGCGCATGGCCGTCGACTTCACCGCGCGGATCCGCGGCCAGGAGCGCTTCGACGACATCGAAGAACTCATCGTGGCGATGCGCCGCGACGTCGACCGCTGTCGCGAGGTCCTGGGCTTGGCCTGA